From Montipora foliosa isolate CH-2021 chromosome 6, ASM3666993v2, whole genome shotgun sequence, a single genomic window includes:
- the LOC138007206 gene encoding uncharacterized protein, translating into MVFCQGCGTKAIQNGKFCHSCGMELDGTPVPGDVKSLWFDDYKKRKEDEIRSKFKKANTKDTKRPAAQKSTNEVAKVQVCLVTSSPDSDHLKKVKGRTIPVLIDTRADASTLLHTAVEKHGRHFKQLSKLFDYVLLYPDMSVVQNLPASNTPFTVEKYKRDLLKPYSKMYFWLCAKDDFESANNVTSSDSEDDMLTKHAFEACYNSSNVARDVPVLTPPEVAIRSTCFDLLNKASTSSTSYHQCPTCLELFPQSEIEVHADACAEAWVDPIGDLDEVDDAFPNEVEPMEDATGTLREPLDINLETLRNEVSNLRRLCQCELTNRVSIRRRLIFQDYMDTRKKKWFKPKAMLKVTYVGEPAVDDGNPKREFFTEISGHIRRTLFSDDGVPNADMRALANDEFKAVGELMACYLIQEGPAPWFLSVNVYDYLIDGMASMQSEKWASLIKDDFLRQSLERIAACKTNEELGALLCEESMMDILQMVGYRGVPSKETLSSVPEIQRSFVITGIARTLTTIDQMITGLASFGALDYIRSHKNVMKPLFTLDGARHFQPTPKLFIEGLNVLFSEEGSNRKSL; encoded by the exons ATGGTTTTTTGCCAGGGTTGTGGAACAAAAGCGATTCAAAATGGAAAGTTCTGCCACAGCTGTGGGATGGAGTTAGACG GCACACCAGTGCCAGGTGACGTAAAATCGTTGTGGTTCGATGActacaaaaaaaggaaagaagacgAAATACGTTCAAAGTTTAAAAAGGCAAACACCAAAGACACCAAACGACCTGCAGCTCAGAAAAGCACCAATGAAGTGGCAAAAGTTCAAGTTTGCCTGGTTACGAGCAGTCCCGATTCGGACCATTTGAAAAAAGTGAAAGGAAGGACAATCCCCGTTCTGATCGATACTCGTGCAGACGCTTCCACCCTCCTCCACACTGCTGTTGAGAAGCATGGCAGGCATTTCAAACAATTAAGTAAGCTTTTTGACTATGTCCTGTTATATCCTGATATGTCTGTTGTGCAAAATTTACCTGCCAGCAACACACCTTTCACAGTCGAGAAATACAAGCGTGACTTGCTCAAGCCCTACTCTAAGATGTACTTTTGGCTTTGTGCCAAAGATGATTTTGAGAGTGCTAACAATGTCACCAGCAGCGATAGTGAAGATGACATGCTTACCAAACATGCATTTGAAGCTTGCTATAATAGTTCCAATGTGGCTCGTGATGTGCCAGTGTTAACTCCTCCTGAAGTAGCAATCAGATCCACTTGTTTTGATCTCCTGAACAAAGCATCAACATCTAGCACAAGTTATCATCAGTGTCCAACCTGTTTGGAGCTTTTCCCTCAAAGTGAAATCGAGGTTCATGCTGATGCTTGCGCAGAGGCTTGGGTGGACCCAATAGGAGACCTCGATGAGGTAGATGACGCATTTCCAAATGAGGTAGAACCTATGGAAGATGCTACTGGCACCCTGAGAGAGCCATTAGACATTAATCTGGAAACTCTCAGGAATGAAGTTTCCAATTTGAGACGTTTATGTCAGTGCGAACTGACAAACAGAGTGTCTATAAGGCGTCGTCTAATATTCCAGGATTACATGGATACCAGGAAGAAGAAATGGTTCAAACCAAAAGCCATGCTTAAAGTTACATATGTTGGAGAACCTGCAGTAGATGATGGTAATCCAAAACGTGAATTTTTTACAg AAATCTCTGGTCATATCAGACGCACACTCTTCAGTGATGATGGTGTCCCCAATGCAGACATGAGAGCTCTTGCCAATGATGAGTTCAAGGCAGTAGGGGAACTCATGGCATGTTACCTTATTCAAGAAGGGCCTGCACCCTGGTTTTTGTCTGTGAATGTGTATGACTATCTTATTGATGGCATGGCAAGCATGCAAAGTGAGAAGTGGGCTTCACTCATCAAAGATGATTTCCTGAGGCAGTCACTGGAAAGG ATAGCTGCGTGTAAAACTAATGAGGAGCTTGGAGCACTTCTCTGTGAAGAATCTATGATGGACATCCTTCAGATGGTTGGGTATCGTGGGGTACCATCCAAGGAGACCTTGAGTTCTGTTCCAGAAATTCAAAG ATCATTTGTGATCACTGGAATAGCCAGGACACTGACCACTATTGACCAAATGATTACTGGCCTTGCTTCTTTTGGAGCCTTGGACTATATCAGAAGTCACAAAAATGTCATGAAGCCATTGTTTACCTTGGATGGAGCACGACATTTTCAGCCAACACCCAAGCTTTTCATTGAAGGCCTAAATGTCTTGTTCAGTGAGGAGGGGAGCAATCGAAAAAGTTTGTGA